The Cervus canadensis isolate Bull #8, Minnesota chromosome 9, ASM1932006v1, whole genome shotgun sequence genome contains a region encoding:
- the GPR12 gene encoding G-protein coupled receptor 12 isoform X1, whose amino-acid sequence MYPRPVGPLASPRVRRGAWASVCPSVSTPPSREPPFRGSAATARTGVKMNEDPKVNVSGLPLEFVDASASGNISAEVSSQVPVLQPEPDLVVNPWDIVLCTSGTLISCENAIVVLIIFHNPSLRAPMFLLIGSLALADLLAGIGLIVNFVFAYLLQSEATKLITIGLIVASFSASVCSLLAITVDRYLSLYYALTYHSERTVTFTYVMLFMLWGTSICLGLLPVLGWNCLRDESTCSVVRPLTKNNAAILSVSFLFTFALMLQLYIQICKIVMRHAHQIALQHHFLATSHYVTTRKGVSTLAIILGTFAACWMPFTLYSLIADYTYPSIYTYATLLPATYNSIINPVIYAFRNQEIQKALCLVCCGCVPPGLSQRARSPSDV is encoded by the exons ATGTACCCGCGCCCTGTGGGTCCCCTCGCGTCCCCTCGCGTCCGCCGCGGTGCCTGGGCATCCGTCTGTCCGTCCGTGTCCACACCTCCATCGCGTGAACCCCCCTTTCGTGGCTCTGCGGCGACTGCCCG GACAGGGGTTAAAATGAATGAAGACCCGAAGGTCAATGTAAGCGGGCTGCCTCTGGAGTTTGTAGATGCCAGTGCCTCCGGGAACATCTCCGCCGAGGTCTCCTCCCAGGTCCCTGTCCTGCAGCCGGAGCCGGACCTGGTGGTTAACCCCTGGGACATTGTCTTATGTACCTCgggaaccctcatctcctgcgaAAATGCCATCGTGGTCCTTATCATCTTCCACAACCCCAGCCTGCGGGCACCCATGTTTCTGCTGATAGGCAGCCTGGCGCTTGCAGACCTGCTGGCTGGCATCGGACTCATCGTCAATTTCGTGTTTGCCTACCTGCTTCAGTCAGAGGCCACCAAGCTGATCACCATCGGACTCATCGTGGCCTCTTTCTCTGCCTCCGTCTGCAGCTTGCTGGCCATCACGGTTGACCGCTACCTCTCCTTGTATTACGCCCTGACCTACCACTCAGAGAGGACGGTCACGTTTACCTACGTCATGCTCTTCATGCTCTGGGGGACCTCCATCTGCCTGGGCCTGCTGCCGGTCCTGGGCTGGAACTGCCTGCGGGACGAGTCCACTTGCAGCGTGGTCAGGCCCCTCACCAAGAACAACGCCGCCATCCTGTCCGTCTCCTTCCTCTTCACCTTCGCACTCATGCTGCAGCTCTACATCCAGATCTGTAAGATTGTCATGCGACACGCCCATCAGATCGCCCTGCAGCACCACTTCCTGGCCACCTCGCACTACGTGACCACCCGGAAGGGGGTCTCCACCCTGGCCATCATCCTGGGGACCTTCGCTGCTTGCTGGATGCCTTTCACCCTCTACTCCTTGATCGCTGATTACACCTACCCCTCCATCTACACCTATGCCACCCTCCTGCCCGCCACCTACAACTCCATCATCAACCCCGTCATATATGCATTCAGAAACCAGGAGATCCAGAAGGCCCTCTGCCTCGTGTGCTGCGGCTGCGTCCCGCCTGGCCTGTCCCAGAGAGCGCGGTCACCCAGCGACGTGTAG
- the GPR12 gene encoding G-protein coupled receptor 12 isoform X2: protein MNEDPKVNVSGLPLEFVDASASGNISAEVSSQVPVLQPEPDLVVNPWDIVLCTSGTLISCENAIVVLIIFHNPSLRAPMFLLIGSLALADLLAGIGLIVNFVFAYLLQSEATKLITIGLIVASFSASVCSLLAITVDRYLSLYYALTYHSERTVTFTYVMLFMLWGTSICLGLLPVLGWNCLRDESTCSVVRPLTKNNAAILSVSFLFTFALMLQLYIQICKIVMRHAHQIALQHHFLATSHYVTTRKGVSTLAIILGTFAACWMPFTLYSLIADYTYPSIYTYATLLPATYNSIINPVIYAFRNQEIQKALCLVCCGCVPPGLSQRARSPSDV from the coding sequence ATGAATGAAGACCCGAAGGTCAATGTAAGCGGGCTGCCTCTGGAGTTTGTAGATGCCAGTGCCTCCGGGAACATCTCCGCCGAGGTCTCCTCCCAGGTCCCTGTCCTGCAGCCGGAGCCGGACCTGGTGGTTAACCCCTGGGACATTGTCTTATGTACCTCgggaaccctcatctcctgcgaAAATGCCATCGTGGTCCTTATCATCTTCCACAACCCCAGCCTGCGGGCACCCATGTTTCTGCTGATAGGCAGCCTGGCGCTTGCAGACCTGCTGGCTGGCATCGGACTCATCGTCAATTTCGTGTTTGCCTACCTGCTTCAGTCAGAGGCCACCAAGCTGATCACCATCGGACTCATCGTGGCCTCTTTCTCTGCCTCCGTCTGCAGCTTGCTGGCCATCACGGTTGACCGCTACCTCTCCTTGTATTACGCCCTGACCTACCACTCAGAGAGGACGGTCACGTTTACCTACGTCATGCTCTTCATGCTCTGGGGGACCTCCATCTGCCTGGGCCTGCTGCCGGTCCTGGGCTGGAACTGCCTGCGGGACGAGTCCACTTGCAGCGTGGTCAGGCCCCTCACCAAGAACAACGCCGCCATCCTGTCCGTCTCCTTCCTCTTCACCTTCGCACTCATGCTGCAGCTCTACATCCAGATCTGTAAGATTGTCATGCGACACGCCCATCAGATCGCCCTGCAGCACCACTTCCTGGCCACCTCGCACTACGTGACCACCCGGAAGGGGGTCTCCACCCTGGCCATCATCCTGGGGACCTTCGCTGCTTGCTGGATGCCTTTCACCCTCTACTCCTTGATCGCTGATTACACCTACCCCTCCATCTACACCTATGCCACCCTCCTGCCCGCCACCTACAACTCCATCATCAACCCCGTCATATATGCATTCAGAAACCAGGAGATCCAGAAGGCCCTCTGCCTCGTGTGCTGCGGCTGCGTCCCGCCTGGCCTGTCCCAGAGAGCGCGGTCACCCAGCGACGTGTAG